In Papio anubis isolate 15944 chromosome 17, Panubis1.0, whole genome shotgun sequence, the following are encoded in one genomic region:
- the LOC101002431 gene encoding olfactory receptor 1D2 — translation MTGLKIGITHYSFNIEYTSFEVAEIIISHKNFFFYFLIFKNYKIGFKIFLILRNVDFAYLHVFIQVRAFGKQLLVLMLQRVGEMEGANQTEGSQFLLLGMSESPEQQRILFWMFLCMYLVTVVGNVLIILAISSDSHLHTPMYFFLANLSFTDLFFVTNTIPKMLVNLQSQNRAISYAGCLMQLYFLVSLVALDNLILAVMAYDRYVAICHPLHYTTAMSPKLCILLLSLCWVLSVLYGLIHTFLMTTVTFCGSRKIHYIFCEMFVLLRLACSDTQINHTVLIATGCFIFLIPFGFMIISYVLIVRAILRIPSVSKKYKAFSTCASHLGVVSLFYGTLCMVYLKPLHTYSVKDSVATVMYALVTPMMNPFIYSLRNKDMHGALGRLLDKPFQRLT, via the coding sequence ATGACAGGATTGAAAATAGGAATTACACATTATTCCTTTAACATTGAGTATACCAGCTTTGAAGTTGCTGAAATAATTATATcacataaaaacttttttttctactttcttattttcaaaaactataaaattgggTTTAAGATATTCTTAATTCTAAGAAATGTTGATTTTGCTTATCTTCATGTTTTTATTCAAGTAAGGGCATTTGGTAAACAACTGTTGGTGTTAATGTTGCAGAGAGTTGGGGAAATGGAGGGAGCCAACCAGACTGAAGGTTCACAGTTCCTTCTCCTGGGGATGTCAGAGAGTCCTGAGCAGCAGCGGATCCTGTTTTGGATGTTCCTGTGCATGTACCTGGTCACGGTGGTGGGAAATGTGCTCATCATCCTGGCCATCAGCTCTGATTCCCACCTGCACAcccccatgtacttcttcctGGCCAACCTTTCCTTCACTGACCTCTTCTTTGTCACCAATACAATCCCCAAGATGCTGGTGAACCTCCAGTCCCAGAACAGAGCCATCTCCTATGCAGGGTGTCTGATGCAGCTCTACTTCCTGGTCTCCTTGGTGGCCCTGGACAACCTCATCCTGGCCGTGATGGCGTATGACCGCTATGTGGCCATCTGCCACCCCCTCCACTACACCACAGCCATGAGCCCTAAGCTCTGTATCTTACTCCTTTCCTTGTGTTGGGTCTTATCTGTGCTCTACGGCCTCATACACACCTTCCTCATGACCACGGTGACCTTCTGTGGCTCACGAAAAATCCACTACATCTTCTGTGAGATGTTTGTATTGCTGAGGCTGGCATGTTCCGACACTCAGATTAATCACACAGTGCTGATTGCCACAGGCTGCTTTATCTTCCTCATTCCCTTTGGATTCATGATCATTTCCTATGTGTTGATTGTCAGAGCCATCCTCAGAATACCCTCAGTCTCTAAGAAATACAAAGCCTTCTCCACTTGTGCCTCCCATTTGGGTGTAGTCTCCCTCTTCTATGGGACACTTTGTATGGTATACCTGAAGCCCCTCCATACCTACTCTGTGAAGGACTCAGTAGCCACAGTGATGTATGCTTTGGTGACACCCATGATGAACCCCTTCATCTACAGCTTGAGGAACAAGGACATGCATGGGGCTCTGGGAAGACTCCTAGATAAACCTTTTCAGAGGCTGACATGA